Proteins encoded in a region of the Pseudomonas sp. GOM7 genome:
- a CDS encoding SLC13 family permease, whose amino-acid sequence MAVTTNNATAPAKAAWIGLILGPLLLLVCLITDPPGGLSATAWATVGLTLLMATWWSTEAIPIPATSLLPILLVPALGIDSLNAATAPYASPTIYLFLGGFILGLAMERWNLHKRIALMTLLAMGSKPSRQIAGFMLATAFLSMWVSNTATTIMMLPIGLSVIGLLAGEQAASNAERERFATALLLAIAYAASVGGIATLIGTPPNALLAAFLAENYDVQIGFGQWMLLGLPVASLMLVFIWWWLTRGGFNLAGHDSTQLIRSELAELGPLSRGEKLVALVFVITALAWVFQPLIGEWVSGVNDTSIAIAAALALFIIPVDSKQRVFLMNWESASKLPWGVLLLFGGGLSLAGVIRSTGLAEWIAQSLGALGALPVIAMIGVVVLVIIFLTEVTSNTATAAAFLPLLGALAVSQGMPAELLAIPAAIAASCAFMMPVATPPNAIVFGTGHMRIQSMIKAGFALNLFGVLLVTVISYLLVGLIWAH is encoded by the coding sequence ATGGCAGTCACCACCAACAATGCCACGGCACCGGCCAAGGCTGCCTGGATCGGTCTGATCCTGGGGCCCTTGCTCCTGCTGGTGTGCTTGATCACCGACCCGCCCGGCGGATTGTCCGCCACCGCCTGGGCCACCGTTGGCCTGACGTTGCTGATGGCCACGTGGTGGTCGACCGAGGCCATTCCGATTCCGGCCACCTCGCTGTTGCCGATCCTGCTGGTGCCCGCCCTGGGCATCGACAGCCTCAATGCTGCCACCGCCCCCTATGCCAGCCCGACCATCTACCTGTTCCTCGGCGGCTTCATCCTCGGCCTGGCCATGGAGCGCTGGAACCTGCACAAGCGCATCGCCCTGATGACCCTGCTGGCCATGGGCAGCAAGCCGAGCCGACAGATCGCCGGTTTCATGCTGGCCACCGCCTTTCTCAGCATGTGGGTGAGCAACACCGCCACCACCATCATGATGCTGCCCATCGGCCTGTCGGTGATCGGCCTGCTGGCGGGCGAACAGGCTGCCAGCAACGCCGAGCGTGAACGTTTCGCCACCGCCCTGCTGCTGGCCATCGCCTATGCCGCCAGCGTCGGCGGTATCGCCACCCTTATCGGTACGCCGCCCAATGCCCTGCTGGCAGCCTTCCTGGCAGAGAACTACGACGTGCAGATCGGCTTCGGCCAATGGATGCTGCTCGGCCTGCCGGTGGCGAGCCTGATGCTGGTATTCATCTGGTGGTGGCTGACCCGTGGCGGTTTCAACCTGGCCGGGCACGACAGCACGCAACTGATCCGCAGCGAGCTGGCCGAGCTCGGCCCCTTGAGCCGTGGCGAGAAACTGGTGGCCTTGGTATTCGTGATCACCGCACTGGCCTGGGTATTCCAGCCGCTGATCGGCGAGTGGGTGTCAGGGGTCAATGACACCAGCATCGCCATCGCCGCGGCGCTGGCCTTGTTCATCATTCCGGTGGACAGCAAGCAGCGCGTGTTCCTGATGAACTGGGAAAGCGCCAGCAAACTGCCCTGGGGCGTGTTGTTGCTGTTCGGTGGCGGCCTGTCCCTGGCCGGAGTGATCCGCAGCACCGGCCTGGCCGAGTGGATCGCGCAGAGCCTCGGCGCCCTCGGGGCGCTGCCGGTAATCGCGATGATCGGCGTGGTGGTGCTGGTGATCATCTTCCTCACCGAGGTGACCTCCAACACCGCCACTGCGGCCGCCTTCTTGCCCCTGCTGGGCGCACTGGCGGTATCGCAGGGCATGCCTGCCGAGCTGCTGGCGATTCCCGCCGCCATCGCTGCAAGCTGCGCCTTCATGATGCCGGTGGCGACGCCGCCCAATGCCATCGTGTTCGGCACCGGGCACATGCGCATCCAGTCGATGATCAAGGCCGGCTTCGCCCTCAACCTGTTCGGGGTGCTGCTGGTGACGGTGATCAGCTATCTGCTGGTGGGACTGATCTGGGCACATTGA
- the ccmI gene encoding c-type cytochrome biogenesis protein CcmI, producing MIDFWLPAGLLLLTALAFLLIPVLRVRKLQAEEDRTALNVTLYQERLQELQTQHQRGVLDDAGLEAGRAEAARELLTDTEGVQRRSSVLGSKIPLLAAILVPVLGVGLYMHWGALEQLQQAREMAAQQPQSIEEMTARLERTVQEQPESAEAWYFLGRTYMAQDRAADAAKAFEKAVGLAGRAPELLGQWAQALYFANGKQWNAQLQALTDEALKADAEEVTSLGLLGIAAYESQRYADAVRYWERLVAVLPEQDPSRAAIASGIERARQQMGEGEQASAAAAEPAAKVQALEVAVSLAPQVQAQVKPDDAVFIFARALSGPPMPLAVKRLKVSDLPAQVSLSDVDAMMPELKLSRFQQVQLVARVSRAGNATQGEWTGQVGPVSSTARDVQKLLIDSPEAKAQ from the coding sequence ATGATCGATTTCTGGTTGCCCGCCGGGCTGCTGTTGCTCACTGCCCTGGCGTTCCTGCTGATCCCCGTGCTGCGCGTGCGCAAGCTGCAGGCCGAGGAAGACCGTACCGCGCTCAACGTCACCCTTTATCAGGAGCGCCTGCAGGAGCTGCAGACGCAGCACCAGCGCGGCGTGCTCGACGATGCCGGGCTGGAAGCCGGCCGTGCCGAGGCTGCACGCGAGCTGCTCACCGACACCGAAGGCGTGCAGCGCCGTAGCAGCGTGCTGGGCAGCAAGATTCCGCTGCTGGCGGCGATCCTGGTGCCGGTGCTCGGCGTGGGTCTGTACATGCACTGGGGCGCCCTGGAGCAATTGCAGCAGGCCCGCGAAATGGCTGCGCAGCAACCGCAGAGCATCGAGGAAATGACCGCCCGCCTGGAGCGTACGGTGCAGGAGCAGCCGGAGTCCGCCGAGGCCTGGTACTTCCTCGGCCGTACCTACATGGCGCAGGATCGTGCCGCCGACGCCGCCAAGGCCTTCGAGAAAGCGGTGGGCCTGGCAGGCCGCGCGCCCGAGCTGCTCGGGCAGTGGGCCCAGGCGCTGTACTTCGCCAATGGCAAGCAGTGGAACGCGCAGTTGCAGGCGCTGACCGACGAGGCGCTGAAGGCGGATGCGGAAGAAGTCACCAGCCTCGGCCTGCTCGGTATCGCCGCCTATGAAAGCCAGCGCTATGCCGATGCCGTGCGCTACTGGGAGCGCCTGGTCGCGGTATTGCCCGAGCAGGATCCGTCGCGTGCCGCCATCGCCAGCGGCATCGAGCGTGCCCGTCAGCAGATGGGCGAAGGCGAGCAGGCCAGCGCCGCCGCCGCCGAGCCCGCGGCCAAGGTACAGGCCCTGGAGGTCGCCGTCTCGCTGGCGCCCCAGGTGCAGGCCCAGGTCAAGCCAGACGATGCCGTGTTCATCTTCGCCCGTGCCCTCAGTGGCCCACCGATGCCGCTGGCGGTCAAGCGCCTGAAGGTGTCCGACCTGCCGGCGCAGGTCAGCCTGTCCGATGTCGATGCGATGATGCCGGAGCTGAAGCTGTCGCGTTTCCAGCAGGTGCAACTGGTCGCTCGTGTTTCGCGCGCTGGCAATGCCACCCAGGGCGAGTGGACGGGGCAGGTCGGGCCGGTTTCCAGCACCGCTCGTGATGTGCAGAAGCTGCTGATCGACAGCCCCGAGGCCAAGGCACAATGA
- a CDS encoding cytochrome c-type biogenesis protein encodes MPKRLLIATGLALGLLASAHAAIDTYEFANEAERERYRTLVEELRCPKCQNQNIADSNAPIAMDLRNEVYQMLEAGKTDAQIIDFLVARYGDFVLYNPPVTSRTLLLWYGPAGLLLIGFGVLGVIVLRRRGQKARPDNGLSTDEQQRLAALLEQASQDKKDR; translated from the coding sequence CTGCCTAAACGTCTGCTGATTGCCACCGGCCTGGCGCTGGGCCTGTTGGCCAGCGCCCATGCCGCCATCGACACCTACGAGTTCGCCAACGAAGCGGAGCGTGAGCGCTATCGCACCCTGGTCGAGGAACTGCGTTGCCCCAAGTGCCAGAACCAGAACATCGCCGACTCCAATGCGCCGATCGCCATGGATCTGCGCAACGAGGTCTACCAGATGCTCGAAGCGGGCAAGACGGACGCGCAGATCATCGATTTTCTCGTCGCCCGCTACGGTGACTTCGTCCTCTACAACCCGCCCGTGACCAGCCGCACGCTGCTGCTCTGGTACGGCCCGGCCGGCCTGCTGCTGATCGGTTTCGGCGTGCTCGGGGTGATCGTCCTGCGCCGCCGTGGCCAGAAGGCGCGCCCGGACAATGGCCTCAGCACTGACGAACAGCAGCGCCTCGCCGCACTGCTCGAACAAGCCTCTCAGGACAAGAAAGACCGATGA
- a CDS encoding DsbE family thiol:disulfide interchange protein: MRRLLLLLPLLAFLAMAVFLYRGLFLDPSELPSALIGKPFPAFSLPSVTDPSRTLTQDDLKGKPALVNVWGTWCPSCRHEHPVLNKLAEAGVVIHGINYKDEREPAQKWLRDLHNPYQLNIEDAKGTLGLDLGVYGAPETFFIDAKGIIRHKYVGAIDERIWREQLAPIYRELVDEAQAP; encoded by the coding sequence ATGAGACGCCTGTTATTGCTGCTGCCGCTGCTGGCTTTTCTGGCGATGGCCGTATTCCTCTATCGCGGCTTGTTCCTCGATCCCTCCGAGCTGCCGTCGGCGCTGATCGGCAAGCCGTTCCCGGCGTTCAGTCTGCCGTCGGTGACCGATCCATCGCGCACCCTGACCCAGGACGACCTCAAGGGCAAGCCGGCTCTGGTCAATGTCTGGGGCACCTGGTGCCCATCCTGCCGCCATGAGCATCCGGTGCTGAACAAGCTGGCCGAAGCTGGCGTGGTCATTCATGGCATCAACTACAAGGATGAACGTGAGCCTGCGCAGAAGTGGCTGCGCGACTTGCACAACCCATATCAGCTCAACATCGAGGATGCCAAGGGTACCTTGGGCCTGGATCTGGGGGTTTACGGCGCGCCGGAAACCTTCTTCATCGATGCCAAGGGCATCATCCGCCACAAATACGTCGGCGCCATCGACGAGCGCATCTGGCGCGAACAATTGGCGCCGATCTATCGAGAGCTGGTCGACGAGGCACAGGCACCATGA
- a CDS encoding heme lyase CcmF/NrfE family subunit, whose amino-acid sequence MIPELGQLAMILALCLALVQATLPLIGAWRGDHQWMSLAQPAAWGQFAFLAFSFGCLTYAFMVDDFSVAYVAHNSNTALPWFYKFSAVWGAHEGSLLLWALILGGWTFAVAIFSRHLPEEMLARVLAVMGMISVGFLLFLIITSNPFARLLPNVPVDGRDLNPLLQDFGLIVHPPMLYMGYVGFSVAFAFAIAALLGGKLDAAWARWSRPWTIVAWAFLGIGIALGSWWAYYELGWGGWWFWDPVENASFMPWLVGTALIHSLAVTEKRGVFKSWTVLLAIAAFSLSLLGTFLVRSGVLTSVHAFATDPERGVFILAFLLLVVGGSLALFALRAPVVRSQVGFGLWSRETLLLVNNIVLVVSAAMILLGTLYPLVLDALTGAKLSVGPPYFNALFLPLMGLLMAVIAVGVIVRWKDTPLKWLVGMLTPVLVASVVLAVIATFLHGDFHWAVLAVCLLAFWVVLAGVRDVLDKTRHKGLLKGLPSLGRSYWGMQLAHFGFAFCALGVVLTSLGSYERDLRMAPGDSVELGGYRFQFDGAVHHEGPNFISDKGTVRVFDGERQIKVLHPEKRLYTVQQATMTEAGIDAGFTRDLFVALGEPLEQGAWAVRIHIKPFVRWIWLGGLLMAFGGFLAAADKRYRIKVRTRVREALGMEATA is encoded by the coding sequence ATGATCCCTGAACTGGGCCAACTGGCAATGATTCTGGCCCTGTGCCTGGCGTTGGTGCAGGCCACCTTGCCGCTGATCGGCGCCTGGCGCGGTGACCACCAGTGGATGAGCCTGGCGCAACCGGCGGCCTGGGGGCAGTTCGCCTTCCTGGCGTTCTCCTTCGGCTGTCTGACCTACGCCTTCATGGTCGACGATTTCTCCGTGGCCTACGTGGCGCACAACTCCAACACGGCGCTGCCCTGGTTCTACAAGTTCAGTGCCGTATGGGGCGCGCACGAGGGCTCCTTGCTGCTCTGGGCACTGATCCTCGGCGGCTGGACCTTCGCCGTGGCGATCTTCTCGCGCCACCTTCCGGAGGAAATGCTCGCTCGCGTGCTGGCGGTGATGGGCATGATCAGCGTCGGCTTCCTGCTGTTTCTGATCATCACCTCCAACCCTTTCGCGCGCCTGCTGCCCAACGTGCCGGTCGACGGTCGCGACCTCAACCCGCTGCTGCAGGACTTCGGCCTGATCGTGCATCCGCCGATGCTGTACATGGGCTATGTCGGTTTCTCCGTCGCTTTCGCCTTCGCCATCGCCGCGTTGCTCGGCGGCAAGCTGGACGCCGCCTGGGCGCGCTGGTCGCGGCCCTGGACCATTGTCGCCTGGGCCTTCCTCGGCATCGGCATTGCCCTCGGTTCCTGGTGGGCCTACTACGAGCTGGGCTGGGGCGGCTGGTGGTTCTGGGATCCGGTGGAAAATGCCTCGTTCATGCCCTGGCTGGTGGGCACCGCGCTGATCCACTCGCTGGCGGTCACCGAGAAGCGTGGCGTGTTCAAGAGCTGGACGGTGCTGCTGGCCATCGCTGCCTTCTCCCTCAGCCTGCTCGGCACCTTCCTGGTGCGCTCCGGCGTGCTGACCTCGGTGCATGCCTTCGCCACTGACCCGGAGCGTGGCGTGTTCATCCTCGCCTTCCTGCTGCTGGTAGTGGGCGGTTCGCTGGCGCTATTCGCGCTGCGTGCGCCAGTGGTCAGGAGCCAGGTGGGCTTCGGCCTGTGGTCGCGCGAGACACTGCTGCTGGTCAACAACATCGTGCTGGTGGTATCGGCGGCGATGATCCTGCTCGGCACCCTCTATCCGCTGGTGCTCGATGCCCTGACCGGCGCCAAGCTGTCGGTCGGCCCGCCTTACTTCAACGCCTTGTTCCTGCCGCTGATGGGTTTGCTGATGGCGGTGATCGCCGTTGGCGTGATCGTGCGCTGGAAGGACACTCCGTTGAAATGGCTGGTTGGCATGCTGACGCCGGTACTGGTGGCCAGCGTGGTGCTGGCCGTGATCGCCACCTTCCTCCACGGCGATTTCCACTGGGCGGTGCTGGCGGTCTGCCTGTTGGCCTTCTGGGTGGTTCTGGCTGGCGTGCGCGACGTGCTCGACAAGACCCGTCACAAGGGCCTGCTCAAGGGCTTGCCGAGCCTGGGCCGCAGCTACTGGGGCATGCAACTGGCACATTTCGGCTTCGCCTTCTGCGCCCTCGGCGTGGTGCTCACCAGCCTGGGCAGCTACGAGCGTGACCTGCGCATGGCGCCGGGCGATTCGGTGGAGCTGGGCGGCTATCGCTTCCAGTTCGACGGTGCCGTGCACCACGAAGGCCCCAACTTCATTTCCGACAAGGGCACGGTGCGTGTCTTCGACGGCGAGCGGCAGATCAAGGTGCTGCACCCGGAAAAACGCCTGTACACCGTGCAGCAGGCCACCATGACCGAAGCGGGGATCGACGCCGGCTTCACCCGTGATCTCTTCGTCGCCCTCGGCGAGCCGTTGGAGCAGGGCGCCTGGGCCGTGCGCATCCATATCAAGCCCTTCGTGCGCTGGATCTGGCTCGGCGGCCTGCTGATGGCCTTCGGCGGTTTCCTCGCCGCGGCCGACAAGCGTTATCGGATCAAGGTCAGAACCCGAGTGCGTGAAGCGCTGGGCATGGAGGCTACTGCATGA
- the ccmE gene encoding cytochrome c maturation protein CcmE has translation MNPVRKKRLYIVLAILCGVGIAVALALSALQQNINLFYTPTQIANGEAPEGARIRAGGLVEEGSVKRSADSLEVDFVVTDGAHEVTIRYHGILPDLFREGQGIVALGRVNEQGVLVADEVLAKHDENYMPPEVMQALEKSGMKQKHDAATAGKQGYQQENAQ, from the coding sequence GTGAATCCGGTTCGCAAGAAACGCCTGTACATCGTTCTGGCCATCCTCTGCGGCGTAGGTATCGCCGTGGCGCTGGCGCTCAGTGCGTTGCAGCAGAACATCAACCTGTTCTACACCCCGACGCAGATCGCCAATGGCGAAGCGCCGGAAGGCGCCCGCATCCGTGCCGGTGGCCTGGTCGAGGAGGGCTCGGTGAAGCGCTCGGCCGATTCGTTGGAAGTGGACTTCGTGGTCACCGATGGCGCCCATGAGGTGACCATCCGCTACCACGGCATCCTCCCGGATCTGTTCCGTGAAGGGCAGGGCATCGTCGCCCTCGGCCGGGTCAATGAGCAGGGTGTGCTGGTGGCCGACGAGGTGCTGGCCAAGCACGACGAGAACTACATGCCGCCGGAAGTGATGCAGGCGCTGGAAAAGAGCGGGATGAAGCAGAAACACGATGCTGCGACCGCCGGCAAGCAGGGTTACCAGCAGGAGAACGCGCAATGA
- the ccmD gene encoding heme exporter protein CcmD: MSFSSFAEFLAMGTHGAYVWSAYGISLVVLLLNVALPILARRRYLQDEARRLRREKSK, from the coding sequence ATGAGCTTTTCCTCGTTTGCCGAGTTCCTCGCCATGGGCACCCATGGTGCCTATGTGTGGAGCGCCTATGGCATCAGCCTGGTGGTTCTGTTGCTGAATGTGGCGCTGCCGATCCTGGCGCGCCGCCGTTATCTGCAAGACGAGGCGCGTCGTTTGCGCCGGGAGAAGTCCAAGTGA
- a CDS encoding heme ABC transporter permease, with product MNWTWFHKWGSPKWFYEMSGRWLPWLSVAAVLLIITGLVWGLAFAPPDYQQGNSFRIIYIHVPAAFLAQSIYVMLAVAGLVGLVWKMKLADVALQQAAPIGAWMTFIALITGAIWGKPTWGTYWVWDARLTSMLILLFLYFGVIALGNAISNRDSAAKACAVLAIVGVVNIPIIKYSVEWWNSLHQTATFKITEKPAMPVEMWLPLLLAVLGFYCFFGAVLLYRMRLEVLKRESRSSWVKSEVQNLVEGRA from the coding sequence ATGAACTGGACGTGGTTTCACAAATGGGGTTCGCCCAAGTGGTTCTATGAGATGAGCGGTCGTTGGCTGCCCTGGCTCAGCGTCGCCGCCGTGCTGTTGATCATCACAGGCCTGGTCTGGGGCCTGGCCTTCGCGCCACCGGACTACCAGCAGGGCAACAGCTTCCGCATCATCTACATCCATGTGCCGGCCGCGTTCCTGGCGCAATCGATCTACGTCATGCTCGCCGTCGCCGGCCTGGTGGGGCTGGTATGGAAGATGAAGCTGGCCGACGTCGCCCTGCAGCAGGCTGCGCCGATTGGCGCCTGGATGACCTTCATCGCGTTGATCACCGGCGCCATCTGGGGCAAGCCGACCTGGGGCACCTACTGGGTGTGGGACGCGCGCCTGACCTCCATGCTGATCCTGCTGTTCCTCTACTTCGGCGTCATCGCCCTGGGCAACGCCATCAGCAACCGCGACAGCGCCGCCAAGGCCTGCGCCGTGCTGGCCATCGTCGGCGTGGTCAACATCCCGATCATCAAGTACTCGGTGGAATGGTGGAACTCGCTGCACCAGACCGCCACCTTCAAGATCACCGAGAAGCCGGCCATGCCGGTGGAAATGTGGCTGCCGCTGCTGCTCGCGGTATTGGGCTTCTACTGCTTCTTCGGCGCCGTGCTGCTCTATCGCATGCGTCTTGAAGTGCTCAAGCGCGAATCGCGCAGCAGTTGGGTGAAGAGCGAAGTGCAGAACCTGGTGGAGGGCCGCGCATGA
- the ccmB gene encoding heme exporter protein CcmB: MSNVFTQLLSREMRLLARRPSDLANPLVFFAIVIALFPLAVGPETQLLQTLSPGLVWVAALLAVLLSLDGLFRSDFEDGSLEQWVLSSHPLPLLVLAKVLAHWLFSGLALVLLAPLLALMLGLPGRCLPVLLISLLLGTPVLSLLGAVGAALTVGLKRGGLLLALLILPLYIPVLILGSGALQAALQGLPASGHLLWLASLTALAVTLTPFAIAAGLTISVGE; the protein is encoded by the coding sequence ATGAGCAACGTCTTCACGCAATTGCTCAGCCGAGAGATGCGCCTGCTGGCCCGTCGCCCATCCGACTTGGCCAACCCGCTGGTGTTCTTCGCTATCGTCATCGCCCTGTTCCCCTTGGCGGTGGGGCCGGAGACGCAATTGTTGCAAACCCTTTCCCCTGGCCTGGTCTGGGTGGCGGCGCTATTGGCCGTGCTGCTCTCGCTGGATGGGCTTTTTCGCAGTGATTTCGAGGATGGCTCGCTGGAACAGTGGGTCCTTTCGTCGCACCCCCTGCCTCTTCTGGTGTTGGCCAAGGTGCTGGCACACTGGTTGTTCAGCGGCCTGGCCCTGGTATTGCTGGCGCCCCTGCTGGCCTTGATGCTCGGCTTGCCCGGGCGTTGCTTGCCGGTGCTGCTGATCTCCCTGCTGCTCGGCACCCCGGTGCTGAGCCTGCTTGGCGCGGTGGGCGCGGCGCTCACCGTCGGTCTCAAGCGCGGCGGTTTGCTGCTGGCGCTGCTGATTCTGCCGCTGTACATCCCGGTGCTGATTCTCGGCAGTGGGGCGTTGCAGGCGGCCCTGCAAGGATTGCCGGCGAGCGGCCACCTGTTGTGGCTGGCGAGCCTCACTGCCCTGGCGGTGACCCTGACACCTTTTGCGATTGCCGCCGGCCTGACCATCAGCGTCGGTGAATAA
- the ccmA gene encoding cytochrome c biogenesis heme-transporting ATPase CcmA, giving the protein MTSSVPLLEAVALSCERDWRMLFEHLAFRLEPGDMLQISGPNGSGKTSLLRLIAGLRQPTAGDILLQGRALTEQRSELARNLLWIGHAAGIKSLLTAEENLAWLCALHRPASREAIWQALEAVGLRGFEDVPCHTLSAGQQRRVALARLYLADTPPLWVLDEPFTALDKHGVAQLEAHLASHCQRGGVVVLTTHHSLQHKPATYRELDLGQHAA; this is encoded by the coding sequence ATGACCTCTTCCGTTCCTCTTCTCGAAGCCGTGGCGCTCTCTTGTGAGCGGGATTGGCGCATGCTCTTCGAGCACCTGGCGTTCCGTCTCGAGCCCGGTGACATGCTGCAGATCAGTGGCCCCAACGGCAGTGGCAAGACCAGCCTGCTGCGCCTGATCGCCGGGCTGCGCCAGCCGACTGCCGGGGACATCCTGCTGCAGGGACGGGCGCTCACCGAGCAGCGCAGCGAACTGGCGCGCAACCTGTTGTGGATTGGCCATGCCGCTGGCATCAAGAGCTTGCTGACGGCCGAGGAGAACCTGGCCTGGCTCTGCGCGCTGCATCGCCCAGCCAGCCGTGAGGCGATCTGGCAGGCACTGGAGGCCGTCGGCCTGCGCGGTTTCGAGGACGTGCCCTGTCACACCCTGTCCGCTGGCCAACAGCGCCGTGTGGCCCTGGCGCGCTTGTATCTGGCCGACACGCCGCCGCTGTGGGTGCTCGACGAACCCTTCACCGCGTTGGATAAACATGGCGTGGCGCAACTCGAAGCGCACCTGGCCAGCCATTGCCAGCGTGGCGGCGTGGTGGTGCTGACCACCCATCACAGCCTGCAGCACAAGCCGGCCACCTATCGCGAACTCGATCTGGGGCAGCACGCCGCATGA